One segment of Pantoea sp. Lij88 DNA contains the following:
- the ansA gene encoding asparaginase, with amino-acid sequence MQKKNIYVAYTGGTIGMQRSAQGYIPVSGHLQEQLANMPEFHRPEMPDFTIHEYQPLIDSSDMTPEDWQSIAEDIRQNYDRYDGFVILHGTDTMAFTASALSFMLENLAKPVIVTGSQIPLAELRSDGQQNLLNSLYVAANYPISEVSLFFNNTLYRGNRTTKAHADGFNAFASPNLSALLEAGIHIRRLNTPPAPSGQGELKVHTITPQPIGVVTIYPGISADVVRNFLRQPVKALILRSYGVGNAPQNKEFLAELQQASERGIVVVNLTQCISGKVNMGGYATGNALEEAGVISGFDLTVEAALTKLHFLLSQDLSADQIRAKMQQNLRGELTED; translated from the coding sequence ATGCAAAAGAAAAACATCTACGTAGCCTACACTGGCGGGACAATCGGTATGCAGCGCTCGGCGCAGGGCTATATTCCGGTCTCCGGACACCTGCAAGAGCAGCTGGCCAACATGCCCGAGTTCCACCGCCCCGAAATGCCTGATTTCACCATCCATGAATATCAGCCACTGATCGACTCTTCCGACATGACCCCGGAAGACTGGCAGTCTATTGCCGAAGATATCCGTCAAAACTACGATCGCTACGATGGTTTTGTGATTCTGCATGGCACTGACACCATGGCGTTTACCGCCTCCGCGCTCTCCTTTATGCTGGAAAATCTGGCCAAACCGGTGATCGTGACCGGGTCGCAGATCCCCCTGGCAGAGCTGCGTTCAGATGGTCAGCAGAATCTGTTAAATTCACTCTATGTCGCGGCCAACTATCCGATCAGCGAAGTGTCACTGTTTTTCAATAACACCCTTTATCGCGGCAACCGTACCACCAAAGCCCATGCCGACGGCTTCAACGCCTTTGCTTCGCCAAACCTTTCTGCGCTGCTGGAAGCGGGCATTCATATTCGCCGCCTCAATACGCCGCCTGCCCCATCCGGTCAGGGCGAACTGAAGGTTCACACCATAACGCCTCAGCCTATTGGCGTGGTGACCATCTATCCTGGGATTTCTGCAGACGTGGTGCGTAACTTCCTGCGTCAGCCGGTGAAAGCCCTGATCCTGCGTTCTTATGGTGTGGGTAACGCGCCACAGAACAAGGAATTCCTGGCCGAACTCCAGCAGGCCAGTGAGCGCGGCATCGTCGTGGTGAACCTCACCCAGTGTATTTCTGGCAAGGTCAATATGGGCGGATATGCCACCGGCAATGCGCTGGAAGAGGCTGGCGTGATCAGCGGATTTGACCTGACGGTGGAAGCCGCGTTAACCAAGCTACACTTTTTACTCAGCCAGGATCTTTCGGCCGATCAAATCCGCGCGAAGATGCAGCAGAATTTACGCGGCGAACTGACCGAAGACTGA
- the sppA gene encoding signal peptide peptidase SppA, whose translation MRTLWRIIAGLFRWSWRVLNFIREFILNIFLILLIVVGVGIWLQVSGSGGSSAPIQQGALKVDLSGVLVDKPSVSNRLSKIGRQLLGASSDRLQENSLFDVVDAIRQAKGDSNIKGIVLDLREFAGGDQPSLQYVGKALREFRDSGKPIYALGDSYSQAQYYLASFATKIYLSPQGTVDLHGFATNGLYYKTLLDKLKVTSHVFRVGTYKSAVEPFLRDDMSPAARDADSRWVGQLWQNYLNTVAANRQITPEQLFPGAAAIIAGLNAVKGDTAQYALDNKLVDALGSRAAADEELVKTFGLDKQSNDYRSVSIYDYSVKQASSQQDGNIAVVMASGAIMDGEETPGNVGGDTTAAEIRDARLDPKIKAIILRVNSPGGSVTASEAIREELAAAQAAGKPIVVSMGGMAASGGYWISTPASYIVANPSTLTGSIGIFGVINTLENSLDSIGVHTDGVATSPLADISTTKALPTEVQQMMQLTIENGYRNFVGLVAKSRHKTPEQIDAIAQGHVWTGSDAKANGLVDALGDFDDAVKKAGELAKVSKPVLSWYQDDPSFLDMMLSQMNASVQAVLPDTLKAWLPAPMLDVMSAMKAQPGLFDKQNDPQNRYAFCLNCGEVR comes from the coding sequence ATGCGCACATTGTGGCGAATAATTGCAGGTCTGTTCCGCTGGAGCTGGCGGGTACTGAATTTTATCAGGGAATTTATTCTGAATATTTTCCTGATTTTATTGATTGTGGTGGGTGTTGGGATCTGGTTGCAGGTCAGCGGTTCGGGCGGCAGTTCAGCGCCAATCCAGCAAGGCGCACTGAAAGTCGATCTCAGCGGCGTGCTGGTGGATAAACCATCAGTGAGCAACCGTCTGAGTAAAATCGGCCGCCAGCTGCTGGGTGCCAGCAGTGACCGTTTACAGGAAAATTCGCTGTTTGATGTGGTCGACGCAATTCGCCAGGCAAAAGGCGACAGCAACATCAAAGGCATAGTGCTCGACTTACGTGAATTTGCCGGTGGCGATCAGCCTTCGCTGCAATACGTAGGCAAAGCGCTGCGTGAATTCCGTGACAGTGGCAAGCCGATTTATGCCCTGGGCGACAGCTACAGCCAGGCGCAGTATTACCTTGCCAGCTTCGCCACCAAAATCTATCTGTCGCCACAGGGCACTGTGGATCTGCATGGTTTCGCCACCAACGGGCTCTATTACAAAACGCTGCTCGATAAGCTGAAAGTGACCTCGCACGTCTTCCGTGTCGGGACCTATAAATCAGCGGTTGAGCCCTTCCTGCGTGATGATATGTCCCCGGCTGCACGGGATGCTGACAGCCGCTGGGTCGGTCAGCTGTGGCAGAACTACCTGAACACCGTGGCAGCCAATCGCCAGATAACCCCGGAACAACTTTTCCCTGGCGCAGCGGCGATTATTGCCGGATTAAACGCGGTGAAAGGCGATACCGCGCAATATGCACTGGATAACAAGCTGGTCGATGCGCTGGGTTCCCGTGCGGCGGCCGATGAAGAGCTGGTGAAAACCTTTGGTCTGGATAAGCAGAGCAACGATTACCGCAGCGTCAGCATCTATGACTACAGCGTGAAACAGGCCTCCTCGCAGCAGGATGGCAACATCGCCGTGGTCATGGCCAGCGGAGCGATCATGGATGGCGAAGAGACGCCGGGCAACGTCGGTGGCGACACCACGGCCGCTGAGATTCGTGATGCGCGTCTCGATCCGAAAATCAAAGCGATCATTCTGCGGGTGAACAGTCCGGGTGGCAGCGTAACGGCTTCGGAAGCGATTCGTGAAGAGCTGGCGGCGGCTCAGGCAGCCGGCAAGCCGATTGTGGTGTCTATGGGCGGTATGGCGGCATCCGGCGGTTACTGGATCTCAACGCCTGCCAGCTACATTGTGGCGAACCCGAGCACGCTGACCGGTTCGATTGGTATCTTCGGCGTGATCAATACGCTGGAGAACAGTCTGGACAGCATTGGCGTGCACACGGATGGTGTTGCGACCTCCCCGCTGGCGGATATCTCCACCACCAAAGCGTTGCCGACGGAAGTGCAGCAGATGATGCAGCTGACCATCGAAAATGGCTACCGCAACTTTGTGGGTCTGGTAGCGAAGTCACGTCATAAAACGCCTGAGCAGATTGATGCGATTGCCCAGGGCCACGTCTGGACCGGCAGCGATGCCAAAGCCAATGGCCTGGTTGATGCGCTGGGTGACTTCGATGATGCCGTGAAGAAAGCGGGCGAGCTGGCGAAAGTCAGTAAACCTGTGCTGAGCTGGTATCAGGATGACCCGAGCTTCCTGGATATGATGCTGAGCCAGATGAACGCCTCTGTGCAGGCGGTATTGCCGGATACGCTGAAAGCCTGGCTGCCCGCACCGATGCTGGATGTCATGAGTGCCATGAAAGCCCAGCCGGGTCTGTTCGACAAGCAGAACGATCCTCAGAACCGTTACGCCTTCTGCCTGAACTGCGGCGAAGTGCGATAA
- a CDS encoding NAD(P)H nitroreductase, producing MDALELLVNRRSASRLTEPAPAGDALENILRAGMRAPDHGTLQPWRFIIVENEGRDRMSQLLEKAARDNQLDEKAINKASQAPFRAPMIITVVAHCEEHHKVPRWEQIASASCAVMAMQMAALAQGYNGIWRSGAWTDDEQVRQAFGCREQDAIVGFLYLGTPQLKSSTTVLPPDTAPFVRYF from the coding sequence ATGGACGCACTGGAGTTACTGGTCAACCGACGTTCGGCCTCACGCCTGACTGAGCCAGCACCCGCGGGTGATGCACTGGAAAACATCCTGCGGGCAGGCATGCGCGCCCCGGATCACGGCACGCTGCAACCGTGGCGCTTTATCATTGTGGAAAATGAAGGCCGCGATCGGATGAGTCAGCTGCTTGAAAAGGCAGCACGCGATAATCAGCTGGATGAAAAAGCGATTAACAAAGCGAGCCAGGCGCCGTTTCGCGCGCCGATGATTATCACGGTGGTGGCCCATTGTGAAGAGCACCACAAAGTGCCGCGCTGGGAACAGATCGCCTCGGCCAGCTGTGCCGTGATGGCGATGCAGATGGCGGCGCTGGCTCAGGGTTACAACGGTATCTGGCGAAGCGGTGCCTGGACCGATGACGAGCAGGTACGTCAGGCCTTTGGCTGCCGTGAACAGGATGCCATCGTCGGTTTCCTCTATCTGGGCACCCCGCAACTGAAATCCAGCACCACGGTGCTCCCGCCTGACACTGCGCCTTTCGTCCGCTACTTCTGA
- a CDS encoding DNA topoisomerase III, translating into MRLFIAEKPSLGRAIADVLPKPHRRGDGFIACGNDQIVTWCVGHLLEQAQPDSYDSRYARWSLADLPIIPEKWQLKPRPSVAKQLKVVEGLLAQASEVVHAGDPDREGQLLVDEVLDYLNLPAEKRKKVQRCLINDLNPQAVDRAINRLRENREFIPLCVSALARARADWLYGINMTRAWTLLGRNAGYDGVLSVGRVQTPVLGLVVRRDEEIENFVPKDYFEVKAHIITPDGTQFIASWIPSEACEPWQDEEGRLLKRALADHVVARITGQPAIVSAYSDKRENEVAPLPFSLSSLQIEAAKRYGLSAQTVLDTCQRLYETHKLITYPRSDSRYLPEEHFAGRHAVLKAIQAHQSQLTPPADFDVDRRNRCWDDKKVDAHHAIIPTARSSAVKLSENEQNIYELVARQYLMQFCPDSVFRKCVIDLDIAGGKFVAKARFLAEAGWRALLGSKERDEENDGMPLPVVAKGDELLCERGEVLAKQTQPPRPFTDATILSAMTGIARFVQDKELKKVLRATDGLGTEATRAGIIELLFRRGFLVKKGRYINSTDAGRALIHSLPDLAARPDMTAQWESTLTRISEKACRYDEFMQPLVQTLTGIIQQARQQPAAHAFRGLPSTGQKRPVRKTRRKVKETE; encoded by the coding sequence ATGCGTTTGTTTATTGCGGAAAAACCGAGCCTTGGGCGTGCTATCGCAGATGTGCTGCCGAAACCGCATCGACGCGGTGATGGATTCATTGCCTGCGGCAACGATCAGATCGTCACGTGGTGCGTCGGCCATCTTCTGGAGCAGGCGCAACCCGACAGCTATGACAGCCGTTATGCGCGCTGGTCGCTGGCCGATCTGCCAATCATTCCGGAAAAGTGGCAGTTAAAACCCCGTCCGTCGGTCGCGAAGCAGCTGAAAGTGGTTGAAGGTTTGCTGGCGCAGGCGAGCGAAGTGGTGCATGCCGGTGACCCGGATCGGGAAGGGCAGTTGCTGGTGGATGAGGTGCTCGATTACCTGAACCTGCCGGCTGAGAAACGCAAAAAAGTGCAGCGCTGTCTGATCAACGATCTCAATCCTCAGGCGGTGGATCGGGCCATAAACCGGCTTCGTGAGAATCGCGAGTTTATCCCGCTGTGCGTCTCTGCGCTGGCGCGCGCCCGTGCAGACTGGCTCTACGGCATCAACATGACCCGCGCCTGGACGCTGCTGGGCCGCAATGCGGGCTACGACGGTGTCCTGTCGGTTGGCCGGGTGCAGACGCCGGTGCTGGGGCTGGTGGTCCGCCGCGATGAAGAGATCGAAAACTTCGTGCCGAAAGATTACTTCGAAGTGAAGGCGCATATTATCACGCCTGATGGCACTCAGTTTATCGCCAGCTGGATCCCCAGCGAAGCCTGTGAGCCCTGGCAGGATGAAGAGGGCCGTCTGCTTAAACGCGCGCTGGCCGATCACGTGGTGGCGCGCATTACCGGCCAGCCCGCAATCGTCAGCGCCTATAGCGATAAGCGCGAAAATGAAGTGGCTCCGCTGCCGTTTTCTCTGTCCAGCCTGCAGATTGAGGCCGCTAAACGTTACGGACTCAGTGCACAGACGGTGCTGGATACCTGCCAGCGGCTCTATGAAACCCACAAGTTGATTACCTATCCCCGTTCGGACAGCCGCTATCTGCCTGAAGAGCATTTTGCCGGTCGTCATGCGGTGTTAAAGGCGATACAGGCGCATCAGTCACAGCTGACTCCTCCGGCCGATTTCGATGTCGATCGCAGAAACCGCTGCTGGGATGATAAAAAAGTCGATGCCCACCACGCCATTATTCCCACAGCTCGCTCCAGCGCGGTAAAGCTCAGTGAGAACGAACAGAATATCTATGAGCTGGTGGCGCGCCAGTATCTGATGCAGTTCTGTCCGGATTCGGTGTTCCGCAAATGTGTCATCGACCTTGATATTGCGGGCGGCAAATTCGTGGCGAAAGCGCGCTTCCTCGCAGAGGCGGGCTGGCGTGCGCTGCTGGGCAGCAAAGAGCGGGATGAAGAGAACGACGGCATGCCGCTGCCGGTGGTGGCGAAAGGGGATGAACTGCTGTGCGAGCGGGGCGAAGTGCTGGCGAAGCAGACCCAGCCGCCACGGCCGTTTACCGACGCCACCATTCTCTCCGCGATGACCGGGATTGCCCGTTTCGTTCAGGATAAAGAATTAAAGAAAGTGCTGCGTGCGACCGATGGTTTAGGAACGGAAGCCACACGCGCCGGTATTATCGAATTACTGTTTCGTCGTGGCTTCCTGGTGAAGAAGGGTCGCTACATCAATTCGACGGATGCAGGACGTGCTCTGATTCACTCGTTACCCGATCTGGCAGCGCGCCCGGATATGACCGCGCAGTGGGAGTCAACACTGACGCGTATCAGCGAAAAGGCCTGCCGCTATGATGAGTTCATGCAGCCGCTAGTGCAGACCTTAACCGGAATTATCCAGCAGGCGCGACAGCAGCCTGCGGCGCATGCCTTTCGGGGATTACCGTCCACCGGACAGAAACGTCCGGTGCGCAAAACCAGGCGTAAAGTGAAGGAGACGGAATGA
- a CDS encoding DUF1496 domain-containing protein: protein MRRYSVLLVAVLALATSAAQANSRYQSMPQQGSNGGNTDVVVDIPPEAWSQAERRQPDCLRCCIFENRNYTEGAVVKSEGVLLQCTRDEHSIGTNNLIWKIVK from the coding sequence ATGAGGCGTTATTCAGTATTACTGGTCGCAGTTTTGGCGCTGGCGACCAGCGCGGCACAGGCGAACAGTCGTTATCAGTCGATGCCACAACAGGGTAGCAACGGTGGGAACACCGATGTGGTGGTGGATATTCCGCCAGAAGCCTGGTCGCAGGCAGAGAGACGTCAGCCAGATTGTCTCCGCTGCTGTATCTTCGAGAACCGTAACTACACGGAAGGCGCGGTGGTGAAATCAGAGGGCGTATTACTGCAATGCACCCGGGATGAACACTCCATTGGCACCAACAACCTGATCTGGAAGATAGTGAAATAG
- the xthA gene encoding exodeoxyribonuclease III: MKFVSFNINGLRARPHQLQALVEQHQPDVIGLQETKVHDEMFPLEEVSKLGYHVFYHGQKGHYGVALLTKAQPVSVSRGFPGDDEESQRRLIIAEIPSPIGDITVINGYFPQGESRDHPTKFPAKEKFYRDLQRLLTDDLPADKPVLIMGDMNISSTDLDIGIGEDSRKRWLRTGKCSFLPEEREWMDRLLSWGLVDTWREQNPEVADRFSWFDYRSKGFDDNRGLRIDLVLASKNLASHCIETGIDYDIRSMEKPSDHAPIWSTFRF; the protein is encoded by the coding sequence ATGAAATTTGTTTCATTTAACATCAATGGGTTGCGTGCCCGCCCGCATCAGCTTCAGGCGCTTGTCGAACAGCATCAGCCCGATGTTATCGGTCTGCAGGAAACCAAGGTTCATGACGAGATGTTCCCGCTGGAAGAGGTGTCAAAGCTCGGCTATCACGTCTTCTATCATGGACAGAAAGGCCATTATGGCGTGGCGCTATTAACCAAAGCTCAGCCAGTGTCAGTCAGCCGGGGCTTTCCTGGTGATGACGAAGAATCCCAGCGCCGCCTGATCATCGCGGAAATCCCCAGCCCGATCGGCGACATCACCGTGATTAATGGCTACTTCCCGCAGGGCGAAAGTCGCGACCATCCCACCAAGTTTCCGGCTAAAGAGAAATTCTACCGCGATCTGCAGCGTCTGCTGACGGACGATCTGCCTGCTGATAAACCGGTTCTGATTATGGGCGACATGAATATCAGCAGCACCGATTTGGATATCGGTATTGGCGAAGATAGCCGCAAGCGCTGGCTCCGCACCGGCAAATGCTCTTTCCTGCCGGAAGAGCGCGAGTGGATGGATCGCCTGCTGAGCTGGGGACTGGTTGATACCTGGCGTGAGCAGAATCCAGAAGTGGCGGATCGTTTCTCGTGGTTCGATTACCGTTCGAAAGGGTTTGATGATAATCGCGGGTTACGTATCGATCTGGTGCTGGCAAGTAAAAACCTGGCGTCGCACTGCATTGAGACCGGCATTGATTACGACATCCGGAGCATGGAAAAACCTTCTGACCATGCACCCATCTGGTCAACCTTCCGCTTTTAA
- the purU gene encoding formyltetrahydrofolate deformylase yields the protein MQAQTMQRKVLRTICPDAKGLIAKITNICYKHELNIVQNNEFVDHRTGRFFMRTELEGIFNDNTLLADLDSALPKGSVRELHCAGRRRVVILVTKEAHCLGDLLMKSAFGGLDMEIAAVIGNHDTLRSLVERFDIPFVLVSHEGLTREEHDNRMVEEIDRYQPDYVVLAKYMRVLTPAFVQRYPNQIINIHHSFLPAFIGARPYHQAYERGVKIIGATAHYVNDNLDEGPIIMQDVINVDHSYTADEMMRAGRDVEKNVLSNALYKVLGQRVFVYGNRTIIL from the coding sequence ATGCAAGCGCAAACCATGCAAAGAAAAGTTTTACGAACCATTTGTCCCGATGCAAAAGGTCTGATCGCCAAAATCACCAATATTTGTTACAAGCACGAACTCAATATCGTGCAGAACAATGAGTTTGTTGATCATCGCACCGGGCGTTTTTTCATGCGCACCGAGCTGGAAGGGATTTTCAACGACAATACCCTGCTCGCCGATCTCGACAGTGCCCTGCCAAAGGGTTCTGTGCGTGAGCTGCACTGCGCGGGGCGTCGTCGTGTGGTGATTCTGGTCACCAAAGAGGCGCACTGCCTGGGCGACCTGTTAATGAAGAGCGCATTTGGCGGTCTGGATATGGAAATCGCGGCGGTCATCGGTAACCATGACACGCTGCGTTCGCTGGTTGAGCGTTTCGATATTCCGTTTGTGCTGGTGAGCCACGAAGGCCTGACGCGGGAAGAGCATGATAACCGCATGGTGGAAGAGATTGACCGCTACCAGCCCGATTATGTGGTGCTGGCGAAATATATGCGCGTTCTGACCCCGGCTTTCGTGCAGCGTTATCCGAACCAGATCATCAATATTCACCACTCATTCCTGCCCGCCTTTATCGGTGCCCGCCCCTACCATCAGGCTTATGAACGCGGCGTGAAGATCATCGGTGCCACCGCGCACTATGTGAATGACAATCTCGATGAAGGCCCGATCATCATGCAGGATGTGATTAACGTCGATCACAGTTACACCGCTGATGAGATGATGCGCGCCGGTCGCGACGTAGAAAAGAACGTCCTGAGCAACGCACTTTATAAAGTGCTGGGGCAGCGCGTGTTCGTTTACGGCAACCGTACGATTATTCTTTAA
- a CDS encoding YchJ family protein — MSETCPCCSGEQYSVCCEPFLQGNQIPVTAEQLMRSRYCAYVQQNADYLVATWHPEKRHPALSGLLSESFPGTDWLSLNVTRCNHGSHENEAFVTFFARYREKTDIHTIHECSRFLREDQRWYYVDGTKPPVGRNDPCPCGSGKKYKKCCG; from the coding sequence GTGTCAGAAACCTGCCCATGTTGTAGCGGAGAGCAGTATAGCGTATGTTGCGAGCCCTTTCTGCAGGGCAACCAGATTCCTGTTACAGCTGAACAACTTATGCGATCCCGTTATTGCGCTTATGTCCAGCAGAACGCGGACTATCTGGTTGCGACCTGGCATCCTGAAAAACGTCATCCGGCGTTGTCAGGGCTTTTATCTGAAAGTTTTCCGGGAACCGATTGGCTTAGCCTGAATGTAACCCGTTGTAATCATGGAAGCCATGAGAACGAAGCTTTCGTCACCTTTTTTGCGCGATACCGTGAGAAAACTGACATTCACACCATTCATGAGTGTTCACGCTTTCTTCGCGAGGATCAACGCTGGTACTATGTTGACGGTACAAAACCGCCCGTGGGGCGTAACGATCCCTGCCCGTGCGGCAGTGGCAAAAAATACAAAAAATGTTGTGGTTAA
- the rssA gene encoding patatin-like phospholipase RssA, with protein sequence MRKVKIGLALGSGAAKGWAHIGVINALERAGIEIDVVAGCSVGALVGSAYVNNRLPLMQKWVSAFRYWDVIRLMDVSWQRGGLLRGERVFSHVRQLIPNEAIEHCNKPFGVVATNLSTGRELWLTEGDLHQAVRASCSMPGLLPPVGYNGYWLVDGAVVNPVPISLTRALGADIVIAVDLQHDAHLMQQDLFSVTPQNSEEEAAAAALSWGGKLRQRLVNFTQRRASQSPGAMEIMSTSIQVLENRLKRNRMAGDPPDVLIQPVCPQISTLDFHRAEEAIEAGRAAVEKKMDELLPLVRGR encoded by the coding sequence ATGAGAAAGGTAAAAATTGGATTGGCTCTGGGGTCTGGAGCGGCCAAGGGATGGGCGCACATCGGCGTGATCAACGCGCTGGAGCGTGCAGGTATTGAGATCGACGTCGTTGCGGGCTGCTCTGTCGGGGCATTAGTCGGGTCTGCCTATGTCAATAACCGCCTGCCGCTGATGCAGAAATGGGTCAGTGCATTTCGCTACTGGGATGTGATTCGCCTGATGGATGTCTCCTGGCAGCGTGGCGGACTGTTACGCGGCGAGCGGGTGTTCAGCCATGTCCGTCAGCTGATCCCCAACGAGGCGATTGAGCACTGTAATAAACCCTTTGGTGTGGTGGCGACTAACCTCAGTACCGGTCGCGAACTCTGGCTGACCGAGGGCGATCTGCATCAGGCCGTTCGCGCATCGTGCAGTATGCCAGGTTTATTGCCGCCGGTGGGCTACAATGGGTATTGGCTGGTGGATGGTGCCGTGGTCAATCCGGTGCCGATCTCACTGACCCGCGCCCTGGGGGCAGACATTGTGATCGCCGTTGATTTACAGCATGACGCGCATTTAATGCAGCAGGATCTCTTTTCCGTTACACCTCAGAACAGTGAAGAAGAAGCCGCAGCAGCGGCATTGAGTTGGGGTGGGAAGTTGCGACAGCGCCTGGTGAACTTCACCCAGCGCCGTGCTTCTCAGTCGCCTGGCGCGATGGAGATTATGTCCACCTCTATTCAGGTGCTGGAGAATCGCCTTAAGCGAAACCGCATGGCAGGCGATCCGCCTGATGTTTTGATCCAGCCGGTCTGTCCGCAAATTTCGACGCTGGACTTTCATCGTGCTGAAGAGGCTATCGAGGCAGGCAGGGCCGCCGTAGAGAAGAAAATGGATGAACTATTACCACTGGTCCGTGGCAGATAA
- the rssB gene encoding two-component system response regulator RssB produces the protein MEKPLLGKKILIVEDEAVFRSLLDQFLLSMGAVTLQAEDGLEAIAQLQQHTVDLIICDLEMPRMSGIQFVEHIRTRGNVVPILIISATENMSDIAHVLRLGVQDVLLKPLKNFERFREAVYECLYPSMFTSKVEEDEQLFQDWDALVRDPKAAAKLLKQLQPPVQQTIANCRVNYRQLTMAEQPGLVLDIAALSDKDLAFYCLDVTRAGDNGVLAALLLRALFNGLLQEQLTGQKQRLPELNGLLRQVNLLLRQANLSGQFPLLVGYYHRGLKNLILVSAGLNATLHVHAHQIQLSNGVPLGTMGSTHLNQISQRADNWQCHVWGAGGRIRLMLSTEE, from the coding sequence ATGGAAAAACCACTACTCGGCAAAAAGATACTCATTGTCGAAGATGAGGCTGTTTTCCGTTCGTTGCTGGACCAATTTTTGTTATCGATGGGTGCTGTGACGTTACAAGCGGAAGATGGTCTGGAAGCAATTGCACAACTACAACAGCATACTGTCGACCTGATTATCTGCGATCTGGAAATGCCCCGTATGAGTGGCATCCAGTTCGTTGAGCACATTCGTACCCGTGGCAACGTCGTGCCGATTTTGATCATCTCGGCCACCGAAAACATGTCTGACATCGCCCATGTGCTGCGTCTCGGGGTGCAGGATGTGCTGCTCAAGCCACTGAAGAATTTCGAACGCTTCCGTGAAGCGGTCTATGAGTGCCTCTATCCCTCTATGTTCACCTCGAAAGTGGAAGAGGATGAGCAGCTGTTCCAGGACTGGGATGCGCTGGTTCGCGATCCGAAAGCCGCCGCCAAGCTGCTTAAGCAACTCCAGCCTCCGGTGCAACAGACGATTGCTAACTGTCGGGTCAATTACCGTCAGCTGACGATGGCGGAACAGCCTGGCCTGGTGCTGGATATTGCGGCGCTCTCTGACAAAGATCTGGCGTTTTACTGCCTGGATGTGACCCGTGCCGGTGACAACGGCGTGCTGGCGGCTCTGTTGCTGCGTGCGCTGTTCAATGGCCTGCTGCAGGAGCAGCTTACCGGGCAAAAACAGCGCTTGCCGGAGCTTAATGGGCTGCTCAGACAGGTCAATCTGCTGCTGCGTCAGGCGAACCTGAGCGGCCAGTTCCCGTTGCTGGTGGGGTATTATCACCGCGGTTTAAAAAACTTAATCCTGGTTTCGGCCGGATTAAACGCCACCCTTCATGTTCACGCCCATCAGATTCAGCTCAGTAATGGCGTCCCCCTTGGCACTATGGGCAGCACCCATCTTAACCAGATCAGTCAGCGCGCAGATAACTGGCAATGCCACGTCTGGGGCGCAGGCGGACGCATCCGGCTGATGCTCTCGACGGAAGAATAA
- the galU gene encoding UTP--glucose-1-phosphate uridylyltransferase GalU — protein sequence MSANNTKVKKAVIPVAGLGTRMLPATKAIPKEMLPLVDKPLIQYVVNECIAAGINEIVLVTHSSKNAIENHFDTSFELESMLEKRVKRQLLDEIQSICPPHVTIMQVRQGIAKGLGHAVMCAHPLIGDEPFAVILPDVIIDEYESNPTKDNLAEMLSRYEESGRSQIMVEPVADVTAYGVVDCQGAELNPGDSAPMVGVVEKPKATEAPSNLAVVGRYVLSSDIWPLLAKTPPGAGGEVQLTDSIAMLMEKETVEAYHLKGVSHDCGNKLGYMQAFVEYGVRHPVLGKDFSEWLDGAVGNKK from the coding sequence ATGTCTGCCAATAATACCAAAGTAAAAAAAGCGGTAATCCCGGTAGCGGGTTTGGGCACGCGTATGCTCCCGGCTACCAAAGCGATTCCAAAAGAGATGTTACCGCTGGTTGATAAGCCGTTAATCCAGTATGTCGTTAACGAGTGTATCGCTGCTGGCATCAACGAAATTGTGCTGGTAACGCATTCATCAAAAAATGCCATCGAAAACCACTTTGATACCAGCTTCGAACTGGAATCAATGCTGGAAAAACGCGTTAAGCGTCAGCTGCTGGACGAAATCCAGTCTATCTGCCCGCCACACGTTACCATCATGCAGGTCCGTCAGGGCATCGCAAAAGGTCTGGGTCACGCTGTTATGTGTGCACACCCACTGATCGGTGATGAGCCATTTGCGGTTATCCTGCCAGACGTCATCATCGACGAATACGAATCTAACCCAACCAAAGATAACCTGGCAGAAATGCTGAGCCGTTATGAAGAGTCTGGCCGCAGCCAGATCATGGTTGAGCCAGTTGCCGATGTGACTGCTTACGGTGTTGTCGATTGCCAGGGCGCAGAACTGAACCCAGGCGACAGCGCACCAATGGTCGGTGTGGTTGAGAAGCCTAAAGCGACAGAAGCGCCTTCAAACCTGGCTGTAGTGGGTCGTTATGTTCTTTCTTCAGACATCTGGCCACTGCTGGCTAAAACCCCTCCAGGTGCAGGCGGCGAAGTTCAGCTGACTGACTCCATCGCTATGCTGATGGAAAAAGAGACGGTTGAAGCGTATCACCTGAAAGGCGTGAGCCATGACTGTGGTAACAAGCTGGGCTACATGCAGGCTTTCGTTGAGTACGGTGTTCGTCATCCGGTATTGGGCAAAGATTTTTCTGAATGGCTCGATGGCGCAGTTGGCAACAAAAAGTAA